A region of the Gemmobacter fulvus genome:
GACCCCGCTGCGCGCCAAGGCGCTGAAACATCTGGTTGCCGGAGCCGTCACCGGCATGCAGCCTGCGGATGTTTCTGTCATTGATACCGTCACGGGTCTGGTTTCAACCGGCGAGGAAGAGGGTCTGCAAGACCCCGCTGGCGCCGACCGGGCCGCAGAGTTGCGCGCCAATATCCAGCGTTTGCTGGAGGCGCGCGTCGGGCCCGGCAATGCGGTGGTCGAGGTCAGCCTGGACCTTGTGACCGAGCGGGAACAGATCACCGAACGCATCTTTGACCCGCAGGGGCGGGTGGCCATTTCCACCGATACGGAAGAAAAGTCAGGCACGTCGCGCGAAGGCAGCGAAGATGTGACCGTCGCGTCGAATCTGCCCGAGGGCGATGCGACGGCAGGCGGCAAGAGCCAGAGCCAAACTGCAGAAACCCGCGAACGGGTGAATTTCGAAGTCTCCGAGACGCAGCGCGAGGTGATCCGCGCGCCCGGCTCCATCCGCAAGATCAGCGTGGCGGTTCTGGTGGACGGGATCCAGAAACCCGGCCCGGATGGCACGCTCGGCTGGGAGGCCAGACCGGAGGAAGAACTGGCGGTGCTGCGCGAACTGGTCAGCTCTGCGGTGGGGTTCGATGCGGCACGCGGTGATGTGCTGACCCTGAAATCCCTGGCCTTCGAGCCGCTGCCCGATGTGGGCACCTTGGCCGAAGCCGGAATGTTTTCGGCTTTGGGTAATATCAACATCATGGCGCTGATCCAACTCGCCGTCCTCACCCTCGTGGCTCTGGTGCTGGGTCTGTTTGTATTACGGCCAATTCTGGCAGGCACCGGAGGAAATGCCGCGCCACTGCTGCCACCTGTCCCACTTGCCCTGCCCGGCACTGGCTCGGCAGCCCTTGAAGCGCGATCGGGCGAGGATGGCTTTCGGGTTGTCAGCGGCGAGATCGACGATATCGGCGATCTGTCCGACATCGCGCTTGTCAGTGCCGAGGCAAGCCACCCGGCCGATGATCCGATGGCCAGGCTACGCAAGCTGATCGAAGAACGTCAGGCCGAATCCGTCGAAATCCTCAGAAGCTGGCTTGAGGCGGATGAGGAGCGGGCGTGATGGCGCTGTTGAAGCTCGAAATCTTTGAAACGGCTGAATCGGTGGCCAAAGAGGCAAATCCCGCCGATGGCTCGGCGTTGGAGGATGTCCGGCTCGCCGCCTATGAACAGGGCTATTCAGCGGGATGGGAGGACGCGAGCGCCGCGCAATCCAGCGAACAGAGCCGTATCCGCAGCGATCTTGCCCGCAATATTCAGGCCTTGGGGTTCACCTTCCACGAGGCGCGTCTGCATATGCTGAAGGCGCTTGCGCCCTTGATGCAGGAAATCGTGTGCCAGCTTCTGCCCGAAGTTGCCCGCACCGCGCTGGCACCCACGGTGCTGCAAACCCTGATGCCGCTGACCGAACAGATAGCGGATGCCCCTGTTTCGCTCGTGCTGAATCCCATGGCGCGCGCGCCGGTCGAGGCGCTTCTGGAACAGGCGACCAGCCTGCCGATCAAAATCGTCGAGGAGCCGAGCCTGAGCGAGGGGCAGGCCTATCTGCGTCTGGGGGATTGCGAGACCCATATTGATCTGGATCGCGCCACTGCAGACCTCACCGCCGCAATACGCGGCTTCTTTGGATTGCCGGAATAGGGAGCCCGAAATGGATCAGAATGCAGAGATGAACCCGTTCAGCCAGGTGCCGATCGAAATCACCATTTCGGTGGGCAAGGCCCGGCCGCAGGTGCGCGAATTGCTGAAATTGCAGCGCGATGCGGTGCTGGCGCTGGACCGCCGCGTCGATGATCCGGTGGAGCTTTACGTTGGCGACCGGCTGATCGCGCGTGGTGAATTGCAAGAGCTGGAGGGGGATCAGGCCGGGCAGCTTGCCGTCCGGCTGACCGAAGTGGCCAATCT
Encoded here:
- a CDS encoding FliM/FliN family flagellar motor switch protein, producing MDQNAEMNPFSQVPIEITISVGKARPQVRELLKLQRDAVLALDRRVDDPVELYVGDRLIARGELQELEGDQAGQLAVRLTEVANLRGGL
- a CDS encoding flagellar biosynthesis protein, with amino-acid sequence MALLKLEIFETAESVAKEANPADGSALEDVRLAAYEQGYSAGWEDASAAQSSEQSRIRSDLARNIQALGFTFHEARLHMLKALAPLMQEIVCQLLPEVARTALAPTVLQTLMPLTEQIADAPVSLVLNPMARAPVEALLEQATSLPIKIVEEPSLSEGQAYLRLGDCETHIDLDRATADLTAAIRGFFGLPE
- the fliF gene encoding flagellar basal-body MS-ring/collar protein FliF translates to MDETGQKPQHRRRALQNLKSLWAQLDLRRRLLVIGVTVAMFAAVIGISRLANAPDYALLYAGLDSAVAGEVIAALDQRGIAYEVRGDSIHVDAPQRDAVRMALASEGLPAAGAGGYELLDGLSGFGTTSQMFDAAYWRAKEGELARTILATPGIKSARVHIAQTTAQPFRQKQRATASVTVAATGGLTPLRAKALKHLVAGAVTGMQPADVSVIDTVTGLVSTGEEEGLQDPAGADRAAELRANIQRLLEARVGPGNAVVEVSLDLVTEREQITERIFDPQGRVAISTDTEEKSGTSREGSEDVTVASNLPEGDATAGGKSQSQTAETRERVNFEVSETQREVIRAPGSIRKISVAVLVDGIQKPGPDGTLGWEARPEEELAVLRELVSSAVGFDAARGDVLTLKSLAFEPLPDVGTLAEAGMFSALGNINIMALIQLAVLTLVALVLGLFVLRPILAGTGGNAAPLLPPVPLALPGTGSAALEARSGEDGFRVVSGEIDDIGDLSDIALVSAEASHPADDPMARLRKLIEERQAESVEILRSWLEADEERA